One Tolypothrix bouteillei VB521301 DNA window includes the following coding sequences:
- a CDS encoding DUF4327 family protein gives MSSKQQVIHPMVKLQRNVHSLVESKIIKPTDSIWKIALLFGNDWQHWKQELLDYGFSMQDPVSELLSVEAWDEE, from the coding sequence ATGAGTAGTAAGCAACAAGTTATTCACCCAATGGTGAAGTTGCAACGTAATGTGCATTCACTTGTGGAGTCTAAAATTATTAAGCCCACAGATAGCATTTGGAAAATCGCTTTGCTCTTCGGCAACGACTGGCAGCATTGGAAACAAGAACTGCTGGATTACGGCTTTAGCATGCAAGATCCAGTGAGCGAATTGCTGTCTGTAGAAGCATGGGATGAAGAGTAA